The following coding sequences lie in one Zingiber officinale cultivar Zhangliang chromosome 2B, Zo_v1.1, whole genome shotgun sequence genomic window:
- the LOC122046576 gene encoding protein TPX2-like isoform X7 → MLPLDSEVNLCQNNILTQQGIRSATSDSSSKEEVPSSEGSDVPLDASPVAEAPEVCNSKAHSSEKVAESSIVKNNDSVESCTPRIQKMPVKEVAPGSSKNLTARKIAFFIQQTCASNPKTKPLTHSSKINKVKNSTNRFSSGLVANNFLANEVSEENQAVKRQKLDYGKARQIHNVRNRVLHHKSRLNLARSTDIHSSEKGMAPFISTAQMVNQFQSRTRDLGLFQTRSFSQEDTSSVIQRRPKLTLTRPKDPKLETAHRVRAVRIKSSAELEAEMLAKIPKFKARPLNKKILEAPVLPAVPKRIPETPVFQEYNFKTMERANHHAETSSVVSSLDTSVQSQIRPLKITEPRPPHLETSLRARPSKIRSSQEIELEELQKIPKFKARPLNKKILESKGEIGVSCKPKPGRTIHQEFHFATTDRLGPPTVADLFDNLSLHPESYHGKKEVPKITKPNPFHLRTEERGLEKEKHFAGQLFQKDLEEEKNRIPRASTYPYTTDFPVMPPKPEPKQCTKPEIFQLQSLVRHEEQMKKALEEKEKKEKEEAQGRNFKAQAVMKEDPLPVPQRERKVLTEVQQFVMHADHRALQRKAFDKKIKDKELTYKRLREEQESVKMIEEEKATKQMRRTMMPHAKPLPKFSNPFIPQKSMKENTKPKSPGLHVKHRVESRRALQQMR, encoded by the exons ATGCTCCCTCTC GATTCTGAAGTAAACCTTTGCCAGAATAATATTCTTACTCAGCAGGGGATAAG GTCTGCAACCTCTGATAGCTCCAGCAAGGAAGAAGTCCCTTCTTCTGAGGGTTCTGATGTTCCTTTAGATGCTTCTCCAGTTGCAG AAGCACCAGAAGTTTGCAATTCTAAAGCGCATTCTTCAGAGAAAGTGGCTGAATCCAGCATTGTGAAGAACAATGATAGTGTTGAATCTTGCACTCCTAGAATTCAGAAAATGCCAGTGAAAGAAGTAGCACCTGGTAGTTCAAAGAACTTGACAGCTAGGAAAATTGCCTTTTTCATTCAACAGACTTGTGCTTCAAACCCAAAAACCAAGCCGCTTACACATTCTTCAAAAATCAACAAAGTAAAGAACAGCACTAA TAGGTTTTCTAGTGGCCTAGTTGCAAACAATTTTTTGGCTAATGAAGTTTCAGAAGAAAATCAAGCCGTGAAAAGGCAAAAATTGGACTATGGGAAAGCCAGACAG ATTCATAATGTCAGAAATAGAGTTTTACATCACAAGTCAAGATTAAATTTGGCTAGAAGCACTGATATACATTCATCGGAGAAG GGAATGGCTCCATTTATATCTACTGCACAGATGGTTAATCAGTTTCAATCCAGGACTAGGGACTTGGGTCTCTTTCAAACTAGATCATTTTCACAA GAGGACACCTCTTCAGTCATTCAAAGAAGACCAAAACTAACCTTGACCAGGCCAAAGGATCCTAAACTTGAAACAGCCCACAGGGTTCGTGCAGTTAGAATAAAAAGTTCTGCAGAGCTAGAAGCAGAGATGTTAGCAAAGATCCCCAAGTTCAAAGCCCGTCCTCTAAATAAGAAG ATTCTTGAAGCACCTGTGCTACCAGCAGTACCCAAAAGAATACCAGAGACACCTGTTTTCCAG GAATACAATTTTAAGACGATGGAGAGAGCAAATCATCATGCTGAGACTTCATCAGTAGTTTCCTCATTGGATACTTCTGTCCAG AGTCAGATAAGACCCTTGAAAATTACTGAACCAAGACCACCTCATCTTGAAACATCACTCCGAGCTCGACCTTCAAA GATTAGAAGCTCTCAGGAAATAGAGTTGGAAGAGCTACAAAAGATACCAAAATTTAAGGCTAGACCACTTAATAAAAAG ATTCTTGAGAGCAAAGGGGAAATTGGAGTATCTTGTAAACCAAAGCCAGGAAGAACCATCCATCAGGAGTTCCATTTTGCGACTACTGATAGATTGGGTCCTCCAACCGTCGCGGATCTATTTGATAAT CTTTCACTGCATCCTGAATCTTATCATGGCAAGAAAGAAGTTCCTAAAATCACAAAGCCAAATCCTTTTCATCTTCGTACAGAG GAGCGAGGACTTGAGAAAGAAAAGCACTTTGCAGGGCAACTGTTTCAGAAAGATTTGGAAGAGGAGAAAAACAGAATTCCAAGGGCAAGCACTTACCCATATACTACTGATTTTCCAGTG ATGCCTCCTAAACCTGAGCCAAAGCAGTGTACAAAGCCTGAAATCTTCCAATTACAGAGCTTAGTGAGGCATGAAGAACAGATGAAGAAGGCGttagaagagaaagaaaagaaggaaaaagaggAGGCACAAGGAAGGAATTTTAAAGCTCAGGCTGTTATGAAAGA GGATCCTCTACCAGTTCCACAAAGAGAGAGAAAAGTCCTCACTGAGGTCCAGCAGTTTGTGATGCATGCAGATCATCGAGCTCTTCAGAGGAAAGCCTTTGATAAAAAG ataaaggacaAAGAATTGACATACAAGAGACTTAGAGAGGAGCAGGAATCTGTAAAGATG ATCGAAGAAGAGAAGGCAACGAAGCAAATGAGGAGGACGATGATGCCTCACGCGAAGCCCCTTCCAAAATTTAGCAATCCATTCATCCCTCAAAA ATCTATGAAGGAAAACACAAAACCAAAGTCGCCgggcttgcatgtgaagcacagAGTCGAGAGTCGAAGGGCGTTGCAGCAGATGAGATGA
- the LOC122046576 gene encoding protein TPX2-like isoform X4: protein MAGGAVEDPQIDETYEFSAPRFFDFINDETEEDMRKAELWFETSLSYAPSPFMPKIREGRSIQIDSLCDFGNVDDEQKADISKEDSHQAEPRTEVDKIARSSKYNLESETNVGNTQNQEVEKKINSSELDSEVNLCQNNILTQQGIRSATSDSSSKEEVPSSEGSDVPLDASPVAEAPEVCNSKAHSSEKVAESSIVKNNDSVESCTPRIQKMPVKEVAPGSSKNLTARKIAFFIQQTCASNPKTKPLTHSSKINKVKNSTNRFSSGLVANNFLANEVSEENQAVKRQKLDYGKARQIHNVRNRVLHHKSRLNLARSTDIHSSEKGMAPFISTAQMVNQFQSRTRDLGLFQTRSFSQEDTSSVIQRRPKLTLTRPKDPKLETAHRVRAVRIKSSAELEAEMLAKIPKFKARPLNKKILEAPVLPAVPKRIPETPVFQEYNFKTMERANHHAETSSVVSSLDTSVQSQIRPLKITEPRPPHLETSLRARPSKIRSSQEIELEELQKIPKFKARPLNKKILESKGEIGVSCKPKPGRTIHQEFHFATTDRLGPPTVADLFDNLSLHPESYHGKKEVPKITKPNPFHLRTEERGLEKEKHFAGQLFQKDLEEEKNRIPRASTYPYTTDFPVMPPKPEPKQCTKPEIFQLQSLVRHEEQMKKALEEKEKKEKEEAQGRNFKAQAVMKEDPLPVPQRERKVLTEVQQFVMHADHRALQRKAFDKKIKDKELTYKRLREEQESVKMIEEEKATKQMRRTMMPHAKPLPKFSNPFIPQKSMKENTKPKSPGLHVKHRVESRRALQQMR, encoded by the exons ATGGCCGGCGGAGCAGTGGAAGATCCGCAGATCGACGAGACGTATGAGTTCTCCGCGCCGAGATTCTTCGATTTCATCAACGACGAGACGGAGGAGGACATGAGGAAGGCGGAGCTTTGGTTCGAGACATCTCTCAGCTATGCTCCCTCTC CTTTTATGCCAAAGATCAGAGAGGGTAGGTCTATTCAAATTGATAGTCTCTGCGATTTTGGAAATGTTGATGATGAGCAAAAG GCAGATATTTCAAAGGAAGATAGCCATCAAGCTGAGCCAAGAACTGAAGTAGATAAGATAGCAAG AAGTTCTAAGTACAATCTTGAGTCAGAAACAAATGTAGGCAATACACAAAACCAAGAAGTAGAGAAAAAGATAAACTCTTCTGAGTTG GATTCTGAAGTAAACCTTTGCCAGAATAATATTCTTACTCAGCAGGGGATAAG GTCTGCAACCTCTGATAGCTCCAGCAAGGAAGAAGTCCCTTCTTCTGAGGGTTCTGATGTTCCTTTAGATGCTTCTCCAGTTGCAG AAGCACCAGAAGTTTGCAATTCTAAAGCGCATTCTTCAGAGAAAGTGGCTGAATCCAGCATTGTGAAGAACAATGATAGTGTTGAATCTTGCACTCCTAGAATTCAGAAAATGCCAGTGAAAGAAGTAGCACCTGGTAGTTCAAAGAACTTGACAGCTAGGAAAATTGCCTTTTTCATTCAACAGACTTGTGCTTCAAACCCAAAAACCAAGCCGCTTACACATTCTTCAAAAATCAACAAAGTAAAGAACAGCACTAA TAGGTTTTCTAGTGGCCTAGTTGCAAACAATTTTTTGGCTAATGAAGTTTCAGAAGAAAATCAAGCCGTGAAAAGGCAAAAATTGGACTATGGGAAAGCCAGACAG ATTCATAATGTCAGAAATAGAGTTTTACATCACAAGTCAAGATTAAATTTGGCTAGAAGCACTGATATACATTCATCGGAGAAG GGAATGGCTCCATTTATATCTACTGCACAGATGGTTAATCAGTTTCAATCCAGGACTAGGGACTTGGGTCTCTTTCAAACTAGATCATTTTCACAA GAGGACACCTCTTCAGTCATTCAAAGAAGACCAAAACTAACCTTGACCAGGCCAAAGGATCCTAAACTTGAAACAGCCCACAGGGTTCGTGCAGTTAGAATAAAAAGTTCTGCAGAGCTAGAAGCAGAGATGTTAGCAAAGATCCCCAAGTTCAAAGCCCGTCCTCTAAATAAGAAG ATTCTTGAAGCACCTGTGCTACCAGCAGTACCCAAAAGAATACCAGAGACACCTGTTTTCCAG GAATACAATTTTAAGACGATGGAGAGAGCAAATCATCATGCTGAGACTTCATCAGTAGTTTCCTCATTGGATACTTCTGTCCAG AGTCAGATAAGACCCTTGAAAATTACTGAACCAAGACCACCTCATCTTGAAACATCACTCCGAGCTCGACCTTCAAA GATTAGAAGCTCTCAGGAAATAGAGTTGGAAGAGCTACAAAAGATACCAAAATTTAAGGCTAGACCACTTAATAAAAAG ATTCTTGAGAGCAAAGGGGAAATTGGAGTATCTTGTAAACCAAAGCCAGGAAGAACCATCCATCAGGAGTTCCATTTTGCGACTACTGATAGATTGGGTCCTCCAACCGTCGCGGATCTATTTGATAAT CTTTCACTGCATCCTGAATCTTATCATGGCAAGAAAGAAGTTCCTAAAATCACAAAGCCAAATCCTTTTCATCTTCGTACAGAG GAGCGAGGACTTGAGAAAGAAAAGCACTTTGCAGGGCAACTGTTTCAGAAAGATTTGGAAGAGGAGAAAAACAGAATTCCAAGGGCAAGCACTTACCCATATACTACTGATTTTCCAGTG ATGCCTCCTAAACCTGAGCCAAAGCAGTGTACAAAGCCTGAAATCTTCCAATTACAGAGCTTAGTGAGGCATGAAGAACAGATGAAGAAGGCGttagaagagaaagaaaagaaggaaaaagaggAGGCACAAGGAAGGAATTTTAAAGCTCAGGCTGTTATGAAAGA GGATCCTCTACCAGTTCCACAAAGAGAGAGAAAAGTCCTCACTGAGGTCCAGCAGTTTGTGATGCATGCAGATCATCGAGCTCTTCAGAGGAAAGCCTTTGATAAAAAG ataaaggacaAAGAATTGACATACAAGAGACTTAGAGAGGAGCAGGAATCTGTAAAGATG ATCGAAGAAGAGAAGGCAACGAAGCAAATGAGGAGGACGATGATGCCTCACGCGAAGCCCCTTCCAAAATTTAGCAATCCATTCATCCCTCAAAA ATCTATGAAGGAAAACACAAAACCAAAGTCGCCgggcttgcatgtgaagcacagAGTCGAGAGTCGAAGGGCGTTGCAGCAGATGAGATGA
- the LOC122046576 gene encoding protein TPX2-like isoform X3, translating to MAGGAVEDPQIDETYEFSAPRFFDFINDETEEDMRKAELWFETSLSYAPSPFMPKIREGRSIQIDSLCDFGNVDDEQKVGFQKNKRADISKEDSHQAEPRTEVDKIASSKYNLESETNVGNTQNQEVEKKINSSELDSEVNLCQNNILTQQGIRSATSDSSSKEEVPSSEGSDVPLDASPVAEAPEVCNSKAHSSEKVAESSIVKNNDSVESCTPRIQKMPVKEVAPGSSKNLTARKIAFFIQQTCASNPKTKPLTHSSKINKVKNSTNRFSSGLVANNFLANEVSEENQAVKRQKLDYGKARQIHNVRNRVLHHKSRLNLARSTDIHSSEKGMAPFISTAQMVNQFQSRTRDLGLFQTRSFSQEDTSSVIQRRPKLTLTRPKDPKLETAHRVRAVRIKSSAELEAEMLAKIPKFKARPLNKKILEAPVLPAVPKRIPETPVFQEYNFKTMERANHHAETSSVVSSLDTSVQSQIRPLKITEPRPPHLETSLRARPSKIRSSQEIELEELQKIPKFKARPLNKKILESKGEIGVSCKPKPGRTIHQEFHFATTDRLGPPTVADLFDNLSLHPESYHGKKEVPKITKPNPFHLRTEERGLEKEKHFAGQLFQKDLEEEKNRIPRASTYPYTTDFPVMPPKPEPKQCTKPEIFQLQSLVRHEEQMKKALEEKEKKEKEEAQGRNFKAQAVMKEDPLPVPQRERKVLTEVQQFVMHADHRALQRKAFDKKIKDKELTYKRLREEQESVKMIEEEKATKQMRRTMMPHAKPLPKFSNPFIPQKSMKENTKPKSPGLHVKHRVESRRALQQMR from the exons ATGGCCGGCGGAGCAGTGGAAGATCCGCAGATCGACGAGACGTATGAGTTCTCCGCGCCGAGATTCTTCGATTTCATCAACGACGAGACGGAGGAGGACATGAGGAAGGCGGAGCTTTGGTTCGAGACATCTCTCAGCTATGCTCCCTCTC CTTTTATGCCAAAGATCAGAGAGGGTAGGTCTATTCAAATTGATAGTCTCTGCGATTTTGGAAATGTTGATGATGAGCAAAAGGTGGGTTTCCAGAAGAATAAACGT GCAGATATTTCAAAGGAAGATAGCCATCAAGCTGAGCCAAGAACTGAAGTAGATAAGATAGCAAG TTCTAAGTACAATCTTGAGTCAGAAACAAATGTAGGCAATACACAAAACCAAGAAGTAGAGAAAAAGATAAACTCTTCTGAGTTG GATTCTGAAGTAAACCTTTGCCAGAATAATATTCTTACTCAGCAGGGGATAAG GTCTGCAACCTCTGATAGCTCCAGCAAGGAAGAAGTCCCTTCTTCTGAGGGTTCTGATGTTCCTTTAGATGCTTCTCCAGTTGCAG AAGCACCAGAAGTTTGCAATTCTAAAGCGCATTCTTCAGAGAAAGTGGCTGAATCCAGCATTGTGAAGAACAATGATAGTGTTGAATCTTGCACTCCTAGAATTCAGAAAATGCCAGTGAAAGAAGTAGCACCTGGTAGTTCAAAGAACTTGACAGCTAGGAAAATTGCCTTTTTCATTCAACAGACTTGTGCTTCAAACCCAAAAACCAAGCCGCTTACACATTCTTCAAAAATCAACAAAGTAAAGAACAGCACTAA TAGGTTTTCTAGTGGCCTAGTTGCAAACAATTTTTTGGCTAATGAAGTTTCAGAAGAAAATCAAGCCGTGAAAAGGCAAAAATTGGACTATGGGAAAGCCAGACAG ATTCATAATGTCAGAAATAGAGTTTTACATCACAAGTCAAGATTAAATTTGGCTAGAAGCACTGATATACATTCATCGGAGAAG GGAATGGCTCCATTTATATCTACTGCACAGATGGTTAATCAGTTTCAATCCAGGACTAGGGACTTGGGTCTCTTTCAAACTAGATCATTTTCACAA GAGGACACCTCTTCAGTCATTCAAAGAAGACCAAAACTAACCTTGACCAGGCCAAAGGATCCTAAACTTGAAACAGCCCACAGGGTTCGTGCAGTTAGAATAAAAAGTTCTGCAGAGCTAGAAGCAGAGATGTTAGCAAAGATCCCCAAGTTCAAAGCCCGTCCTCTAAATAAGAAG ATTCTTGAAGCACCTGTGCTACCAGCAGTACCCAAAAGAATACCAGAGACACCTGTTTTCCAG GAATACAATTTTAAGACGATGGAGAGAGCAAATCATCATGCTGAGACTTCATCAGTAGTTTCCTCATTGGATACTTCTGTCCAG AGTCAGATAAGACCCTTGAAAATTACTGAACCAAGACCACCTCATCTTGAAACATCACTCCGAGCTCGACCTTCAAA GATTAGAAGCTCTCAGGAAATAGAGTTGGAAGAGCTACAAAAGATACCAAAATTTAAGGCTAGACCACTTAATAAAAAG ATTCTTGAGAGCAAAGGGGAAATTGGAGTATCTTGTAAACCAAAGCCAGGAAGAACCATCCATCAGGAGTTCCATTTTGCGACTACTGATAGATTGGGTCCTCCAACCGTCGCGGATCTATTTGATAAT CTTTCACTGCATCCTGAATCTTATCATGGCAAGAAAGAAGTTCCTAAAATCACAAAGCCAAATCCTTTTCATCTTCGTACAGAG GAGCGAGGACTTGAGAAAGAAAAGCACTTTGCAGGGCAACTGTTTCAGAAAGATTTGGAAGAGGAGAAAAACAGAATTCCAAGGGCAAGCACTTACCCATATACTACTGATTTTCCAGTG ATGCCTCCTAAACCTGAGCCAAAGCAGTGTACAAAGCCTGAAATCTTCCAATTACAGAGCTTAGTGAGGCATGAAGAACAGATGAAGAAGGCGttagaagagaaagaaaagaaggaaaaagaggAGGCACAAGGAAGGAATTTTAAAGCTCAGGCTGTTATGAAAGA GGATCCTCTACCAGTTCCACAAAGAGAGAGAAAAGTCCTCACTGAGGTCCAGCAGTTTGTGATGCATGCAGATCATCGAGCTCTTCAGAGGAAAGCCTTTGATAAAAAG ataaaggacaAAGAATTGACATACAAGAGACTTAGAGAGGAGCAGGAATCTGTAAAGATG ATCGAAGAAGAGAAGGCAACGAAGCAAATGAGGAGGACGATGATGCCTCACGCGAAGCCCCTTCCAAAATTTAGCAATCCATTCATCCCTCAAAA ATCTATGAAGGAAAACACAAAACCAAAGTCGCCgggcttgcatgtgaagcacagAGTCGAGAGTCGAAGGGCGTTGCAGCAGATGAGATGA
- the LOC122046576 gene encoding protein TPX2-like isoform X5, translating to MAGGAVEDPQIDETYEFSAPRFFDFINDETEEDMRKAELWFETSLSYAPSPFMPKIREGRSIQIDSLCDFGNVDDEQKADISKEDSHQAEPRTEVDKIASSKYNLESETNVGNTQNQEVEKKINSSELDSEVNLCQNNILTQQGIRSATSDSSSKEEVPSSEGSDVPLDASPVAEAPEVCNSKAHSSEKVAESSIVKNNDSVESCTPRIQKMPVKEVAPGSSKNLTARKIAFFIQQTCASNPKTKPLTHSSKINKVKNSTNRFSSGLVANNFLANEVSEENQAVKRQKLDYGKARQIHNVRNRVLHHKSRLNLARSTDIHSSEKGMAPFISTAQMVNQFQSRTRDLGLFQTRSFSQEDTSSVIQRRPKLTLTRPKDPKLETAHRVRAVRIKSSAELEAEMLAKIPKFKARPLNKKILEAPVLPAVPKRIPETPVFQEYNFKTMERANHHAETSSVVSSLDTSVQSQIRPLKITEPRPPHLETSLRARPSKIRSSQEIELEELQKIPKFKARPLNKKILESKGEIGVSCKPKPGRTIHQEFHFATTDRLGPPTVADLFDNLSLHPESYHGKKEVPKITKPNPFHLRTEERGLEKEKHFAGQLFQKDLEEEKNRIPRASTYPYTTDFPVMPPKPEPKQCTKPEIFQLQSLVRHEEQMKKALEEKEKKEKEEAQGRNFKAQAVMKEDPLPVPQRERKVLTEVQQFVMHADHRALQRKAFDKKIKDKELTYKRLREEQESVKMIEEEKATKQMRRTMMPHAKPLPKFSNPFIPQKSMKENTKPKSPGLHVKHRVESRRALQQMR from the exons ATGGCCGGCGGAGCAGTGGAAGATCCGCAGATCGACGAGACGTATGAGTTCTCCGCGCCGAGATTCTTCGATTTCATCAACGACGAGACGGAGGAGGACATGAGGAAGGCGGAGCTTTGGTTCGAGACATCTCTCAGCTATGCTCCCTCTC CTTTTATGCCAAAGATCAGAGAGGGTAGGTCTATTCAAATTGATAGTCTCTGCGATTTTGGAAATGTTGATGATGAGCAAAAG GCAGATATTTCAAAGGAAGATAGCCATCAAGCTGAGCCAAGAACTGAAGTAGATAAGATAGCAAG TTCTAAGTACAATCTTGAGTCAGAAACAAATGTAGGCAATACACAAAACCAAGAAGTAGAGAAAAAGATAAACTCTTCTGAGTTG GATTCTGAAGTAAACCTTTGCCAGAATAATATTCTTACTCAGCAGGGGATAAG GTCTGCAACCTCTGATAGCTCCAGCAAGGAAGAAGTCCCTTCTTCTGAGGGTTCTGATGTTCCTTTAGATGCTTCTCCAGTTGCAG AAGCACCAGAAGTTTGCAATTCTAAAGCGCATTCTTCAGAGAAAGTGGCTGAATCCAGCATTGTGAAGAACAATGATAGTGTTGAATCTTGCACTCCTAGAATTCAGAAAATGCCAGTGAAAGAAGTAGCACCTGGTAGTTCAAAGAACTTGACAGCTAGGAAAATTGCCTTTTTCATTCAACAGACTTGTGCTTCAAACCCAAAAACCAAGCCGCTTACACATTCTTCAAAAATCAACAAAGTAAAGAACAGCACTAA TAGGTTTTCTAGTGGCCTAGTTGCAAACAATTTTTTGGCTAATGAAGTTTCAGAAGAAAATCAAGCCGTGAAAAGGCAAAAATTGGACTATGGGAAAGCCAGACAG ATTCATAATGTCAGAAATAGAGTTTTACATCACAAGTCAAGATTAAATTTGGCTAGAAGCACTGATATACATTCATCGGAGAAG GGAATGGCTCCATTTATATCTACTGCACAGATGGTTAATCAGTTTCAATCCAGGACTAGGGACTTGGGTCTCTTTCAAACTAGATCATTTTCACAA GAGGACACCTCTTCAGTCATTCAAAGAAGACCAAAACTAACCTTGACCAGGCCAAAGGATCCTAAACTTGAAACAGCCCACAGGGTTCGTGCAGTTAGAATAAAAAGTTCTGCAGAGCTAGAAGCAGAGATGTTAGCAAAGATCCCCAAGTTCAAAGCCCGTCCTCTAAATAAGAAG ATTCTTGAAGCACCTGTGCTACCAGCAGTACCCAAAAGAATACCAGAGACACCTGTTTTCCAG GAATACAATTTTAAGACGATGGAGAGAGCAAATCATCATGCTGAGACTTCATCAGTAGTTTCCTCATTGGATACTTCTGTCCAG AGTCAGATAAGACCCTTGAAAATTACTGAACCAAGACCACCTCATCTTGAAACATCACTCCGAGCTCGACCTTCAAA GATTAGAAGCTCTCAGGAAATAGAGTTGGAAGAGCTACAAAAGATACCAAAATTTAAGGCTAGACCACTTAATAAAAAG ATTCTTGAGAGCAAAGGGGAAATTGGAGTATCTTGTAAACCAAAGCCAGGAAGAACCATCCATCAGGAGTTCCATTTTGCGACTACTGATAGATTGGGTCCTCCAACCGTCGCGGATCTATTTGATAAT CTTTCACTGCATCCTGAATCTTATCATGGCAAGAAAGAAGTTCCTAAAATCACAAAGCCAAATCCTTTTCATCTTCGTACAGAG GAGCGAGGACTTGAGAAAGAAAAGCACTTTGCAGGGCAACTGTTTCAGAAAGATTTGGAAGAGGAGAAAAACAGAATTCCAAGGGCAAGCACTTACCCATATACTACTGATTTTCCAGTG ATGCCTCCTAAACCTGAGCCAAAGCAGTGTACAAAGCCTGAAATCTTCCAATTACAGAGCTTAGTGAGGCATGAAGAACAGATGAAGAAGGCGttagaagagaaagaaaagaaggaaaaagaggAGGCACAAGGAAGGAATTTTAAAGCTCAGGCTGTTATGAAAGA GGATCCTCTACCAGTTCCACAAAGAGAGAGAAAAGTCCTCACTGAGGTCCAGCAGTTTGTGATGCATGCAGATCATCGAGCTCTTCAGAGGAAAGCCTTTGATAAAAAG ataaaggacaAAGAATTGACATACAAGAGACTTAGAGAGGAGCAGGAATCTGTAAAGATG ATCGAAGAAGAGAAGGCAACGAAGCAAATGAGGAGGACGATGATGCCTCACGCGAAGCCCCTTCCAAAATTTAGCAATCCATTCATCCCTCAAAA ATCTATGAAGGAAAACACAAAACCAAAGTCGCCgggcttgcatgtgaagcacagAGTCGAGAGTCGAAGGGCGTTGCAGCAGATGAGATGA